A portion of the Deltaproteobacteria bacterium genome contains these proteins:
- a CDS encoding nitroreductase family protein yields MIEELVRSNRSYRRFHQDHRISEETLKWFIGLARLTPSSANRQPIRYILSRDPEKNARIFPHLAWAGYLTDWSGPSEGERPSAYIVLLGDSRITSSFACDYGIIAQTILLGAVEKELGGCMISSIKRDSLRAALKIPEHYGILLAIAIGKPREEISIDPLGEDGSIRYWRDEKGVHHVPKRSLDELILDI; encoded by the coding sequence ATGATTGAGGAACTTGTTCGATCCAACCGCAGCTACCGGCGCTTTCACCAGGACCACAGGATATCTGAAGAAACCTTGAAGTGGTTCATCGGCCTGGCAAGGCTGACTCCGTCCAGCGCCAACAGGCAGCCCATTCGGTACATCCTGTCCCGGGACCCCGAGAAAAATGCCCGCATCTTTCCCCATCTTGCCTGGGCCGGATATCTTACGGACTGGAGCGGCCCCTCCGAGGGAGAACGCCCCTCCGCATACATCGTTCTCCTGGGTGATTCGAGGATAACCAGCTCTTTCGCCTGCGACTATGGAATTATTGCCCAGACCATTCTCCTCGGAGCCGTGGAAAAGGAGCTTGGCGGATGCATGATCAGTTCCATTAAAAGGGATTCCCTCCGGGCCGCCCTGAAAATCCCGGAACATTACGGGATTCTCCTCGCGATAGCCATCGGAAAACCGAGGGAAGAAATATCCATCGACCCCTTAGGCGAGGATGGAAGCATCAGGTACTGGAGGGACGAAAAAGGGGTCCACCATGTCCCGAAACGAAGCCTGGATGAACTAATCCTGGACATTTAG
- the ftsY gene encoding signal recognition particle-docking protein FtsY, whose product MTTEAEKTKYEKGLEKTRGSLMGRMRSIFGGKASVSEEDLDRLEEVLIQADVGVAYTTRMIDEMRKALVSRKSWDERDFRSFLLNWVVRAVTDQGGENGRGFFGSRDPAVRPEVILFVGVNGTGKTTTIGKLSRFFMTEGRGVMLVAGDTYRAAAAEQLEVWAKRSGAMYHRGPEGGDAASVVHDALTRACSASLETVLVDTAGRLHTKEPLMRELEKITKVASRVVDGAPHQVVLVLDATTGQNALVQARSFMEVVGVTGIIITKMDGSAKGGILIPISCELGLPIYFVGMGEGIDDLVPFDPGAYAEALIG is encoded by the coding sequence ATGACGACAGAAGCCGAAAAAACGAAGTATGAAAAGGGACTGGAGAAGACCCGTGGATCACTCATGGGTCGTATGCGGTCCATTTTCGGTGGGAAGGCGTCCGTCAGCGAGGAGGATCTGGATCGCCTGGAGGAGGTCCTTATCCAGGCGGATGTGGGGGTGGCCTATACCACCAGAATGATAGACGAAATGAGGAAGGCCCTGGTCAGTCGAAAAAGCTGGGATGAGAGGGACTTCCGGTCGTTCCTGTTGAACTGGGTGGTACGGGCGGTCACCGATCAAGGTGGGGAAAACGGCCGCGGGTTCTTCGGTTCCCGGGATCCGGCTGTACGTCCGGAAGTGATCCTTTTCGTGGGAGTCAACGGTACGGGGAAGACCACCACCATCGGAAAACTGTCGCGGTTTTTCATGACGGAAGGGCGGGGAGTCATGCTTGTGGCTGGAGACACCTACAGGGCGGCCGCGGCGGAACAGTTGGAGGTCTGGGCAAAAAGATCCGGCGCCATGTACCATAGGGGGCCCGAAGGCGGGGACGCGGCCTCCGTGGTGCACGATGCGTTAACCAGGGCCTGCTCCGCTTCCCTGGAGACTGTTCTGGTTGATACGGCGGGGCGCCTCCATACAAAAGAACCGCTGATGAGGGAACTTGAAAAAATAACAAAGGTTGCCTCCAGGGTGGTGGATGGGGCGCCGCACCAGGTCGTCCTTGTGTTGGATGCGACAACCGGACAGAATGCCCTCGTCCAGGCCCGATCATTTATGGAGGTTGTAGGCGTGACCGGGATAATAATCACCAAAATGGACGGCTCGGCCAAAGGGGGAATTCTCATCCCCATTTCCTGTGAACTGGGGCTTCCCATCTATTTTGTCGGGATGGGGGAAGGTATCGATGACCTGGTACCCTTCGATCCGGGCGCCTATGCCGAAGCCTTGATTGGTTGA
- a CDS encoding class II fumarate hydratase, translating to MIKVSDSMGDMMVPEDAYYGASTQRAILNFPVSDTTMPDRVLHALALIKQAAARVNEELELLTGEVASAIDDAATEVMEGKFQGQFPLDVYQTGSGTSTNMNMNEVISARANEIMGSQRQGKTPVHPNDHVNLGQSSNDIIPSSIHIAARVYAGKSLLPAMETLKGSLSDRSKEFSEVVKVGRTHMQDAVPITMGQEFSGYASQVEHAMEAIMNTFKHLEEIPLGGTAVGTGLNSHPRFADMVVSRIASQTKIPFAIARNRFAAMGGKDALVFLHKALAAYASSLYKIASDIRFLACGPRCGIGEITIPALQPGSSIMPGKVNPVIPESALQAATRVMGNDVTVTLANASGNLELNVMMPLLAHVMMESLTLLTNTALLLAKRCVDGISANIERCEELVEQSLALVTPLAQVIGYDEASRLAKEAGLTGKTVRQLVREKGILTEAEIKKALDPAGMVGN from the coding sequence ATGATTAAAGTGAGCGATTCCATGGGAGATATGATGGTTCCGGAAGATGCCTACTACGGCGCCTCCACCCAAAGGGCTATCCTCAACTTCCCTGTCTCTGACACCACGATGCCGGACAGGGTCCTTCATGCCTTGGCCCTGATAAAACAAGCGGCGGCCCGGGTCAATGAAGAGTTGGAGCTCCTGACCGGCGAGGTCGCCTCGGCCATAGACGATGCCGCTACAGAGGTTATGGAGGGAAAATTCCAGGGCCAGTTCCCCCTTGACGTCTACCAGACCGGGTCGGGCACCTCCACGAATATGAACATGAACGAGGTCATCTCGGCCAGAGCCAACGAAATCATGGGGTCCCAACGCCAGGGGAAAACCCCCGTGCACCCCAATGACCACGTCAACCTCGGCCAGTCCAGCAATGACATTATACCCTCCTCGATTCACATCGCGGCGAGGGTGTACGCTGGAAAATCCCTTCTTCCGGCAATGGAGACGCTCAAGGGTTCTCTATCCGACAGGTCGAAGGAATTCTCCGAAGTGGTCAAAGTCGGCAGAACGCACATGCAGGACGCGGTTCCCATTACCATGGGACAGGAATTCTCCGGCTACGCCTCCCAGGTCGAACACGCCATGGAGGCCATCATGAATACCTTTAAACACCTGGAGGAAATACCACTTGGCGGGACGGCAGTAGGCACCGGCCTCAACAGTCACCCGCGTTTCGCCGATATGGTCGTATCACGGATCGCGTCGCAAACGAAAATTCCATTTGCCATAGCCCGGAATCGGTTCGCAGCGATGGGCGGCAAAGATGCGCTGGTTTTCCTTCACAAGGCCCTGGCGGCCTACGCCTCATCCCTTTACAAGATCGCGTCCGATATCCGGTTCCTGGCCTGCGGCCCTCGTTGCGGCATCGGGGAGATAACTATCCCCGCCCTCCAGCCGGGGTCCTCCATAATGCCGGGCAAGGTCAATCCGGTCATACCGGAATCGGCCCTGCAGGCCGCCACGAGGGTCATGGGGAACGATGTGACCGTAACCCTGGCCAATGCGTCGGGGAACCTTGAACTTAATGTCATGATGCCCCTTCTGGCGCATGTGATGATGGAGTCCCTCACCCTTCTCACCAACACCGCCCTGCTGCTGGCGAAAAGGTGCGTGGACGGTATTTCAGCCAACATTGAACGGTGCGAGGAACTTGTGGAGCAGAGCCTGGCCCTGGTTACTCCTCTGGCGCAGGTCATTGGGTACGATGAGGCATCACGCCTCGCAAAGGAGGCTGGTCTGACCGGGAAGACCGTTCGACAGCTTGTGAGAGAAAAGGGCATCCTCACCGAAGCCGAGATAAAAAAGGCGCTGGACCCCGCCGGGATGGTCGGTAACTGA
- a CDS encoding deoxyguanosinetriphosphate triphosphohydrolase has product MLRVDREKKEAADLAPYAALNSLSRGRRHPEEEHPYRLPFERDRDRIIHCSAFRRMEYKTQVFFYHEGDYFRTRLTHSLEVSQLSRSAVLALNLNEVLAEAVALAHDLGHTPFGHAGERAMDALMTGEGGFEHNLQTLRVVDLLEYRYPGFPGLNLSWEVREGIAKHSTDYDRPDSSVFGPTQPSLESQIVELADEIAYNNHDLDDGLTSKLITPDQLEEITIWREVKRKVLKEMPRISPSMLRNEAIRRIINWQVTDLISTIAGNLKSMGISNRSELAQAPSRAAAFSAEMDGMNSELKSFLRENLYGHYRVVRMAEKAQRILKDLFMAYCEKPKQLPPHVYGKIEKDGSTVRVICDYMAGMTDKFALDEHRKLFDPLARV; this is encoded by the coding sequence ATGCTGCGTGTGGATAGAGAGAAAAAAGAAGCGGCGGACCTGGCGCCCTATGCGGCGCTCAACTCCCTTTCCAGGGGCCGCCGGCATCCCGAGGAAGAGCACCCTTACCGCCTGCCTTTCGAACGGGACAGAGACCGCATAATACACTGCAGCGCTTTCAGGCGAATGGAGTACAAGACCCAGGTATTCTTCTACCACGAGGGCGATTATTTCCGGACTCGGCTGACCCATTCCCTGGAAGTGTCTCAACTCAGCCGTTCCGCCGTCCTCGCCCTGAATCTCAACGAGGTTCTCGCCGAGGCTGTCGCGCTGGCCCACGATCTTGGGCACACCCCGTTCGGCCATGCCGGGGAAAGAGCAATGGACGCGCTCATGACGGGCGAAGGAGGTTTTGAACACAACCTTCAAACCCTTCGGGTGGTAGACCTCCTGGAATATAGATATCCCGGGTTTCCCGGTCTGAACCTATCATGGGAGGTCCGGGAGGGGATCGCCAAGCACAGCACTGATTATGACCGACCGGATAGCTCGGTTTTCGGACCCACCCAACCGAGCCTGGAGAGCCAGATCGTTGAGCTGGCCGATGAAATCGCCTACAACAACCACGATCTCGATGATGGCCTGACCTCAAAGCTGATTACACCCGATCAATTGGAGGAGATCACAATCTGGCGGGAGGTCAAGCGGAAGGTTCTGAAGGAAATGCCGCGGATCTCTCCCTCCATGCTGCGCAACGAGGCTATCAGGAGGATTATTAACTGGCAGGTGACGGATCTCATCTCCACAATTGCCGGAAACCTCAAATCGATGGGTATTTCGAACCGTAGCGAACTGGCCCAAGCTCCTTCGAGGGCAGCCGCTTTCAGCGCGGAGATGGATGGTATGAACAGTGAACTGAAGTCCTTTCTGAGGGAAAACCTTTACGGTCATTACCGTGTTGTGCGAATGGCCGAAAAGGCACAGAGGATACTCAAGGACCTGTTCATGGCCTACTGTGAAAAGCCCAAACAGCTTCCCCCTCATGTTTACGGGAAGATAGAAAAAGACGGCAGTACCGTTCGGGTGATATGCGACTACATGGCGGGAATGACGGACAAGTTTGCTCTCGATGAGCATAGAAAGCTTTTCGATCCGTTGGCGAGGGTTTAG
- the smc gene encoding chromosome segregation protein SMC: MKLKRLEIQGFKSFPDRTVFDFHPGGLTVVVGPNGCGKSNIVDAVRWTLGEQSAKLLRGQMMEDVIFNGSDRRKPMGLAEVTLLFDNDGSLNGQWKDYAEISISRRLYRTGESDYIINGVPCRLKDVKELLADAGGSSRGYSIVEQGRISLLVNSRPEEKRALIEEAAGVLKYRMRRIEAERKLERTKQNLLRVSDIIREVKRQLDSLKRSAAKARRYRRFRDELAGLVLRLRFVEFGGIDGELGRLEEELSVKTGMLEAKEVALSGLEAREETLRVDLAAGEDQIAGFYETVRSIESEIARLEGDISVRESSISSLEERIIRLNGDEARLREKCEMERTERVQLELELKGIEDEYLRYDEELKEALSLFEEVEAELKAARESMDESRSNLFTIESERLRLVSEIESGRRSLESIERRKNEILHREEELGARFRKACDSISHGESHVEQSRNDRDKLSGDLRNHRDALSKSREELSILEEEISSVSERLAEVRGLQKTLASMEDEMEGFSDGVRGVMTEFAGSDSSGVLGVVADYIEVPQKFEIAVMAVLGERLQHVIVDRPERGLSAVDYLKERSIGRGGFIPMSPRSGDSPHDGLRNVKGDGVLGPLSDKVAFSDKLNGVGEFLLGNTLVVEDLGKALNLWKRNGFSATMVTLDGDVVEATGVITGGAMEGGEGDVLVRRRRLREVRQASESLEAELDKARAGRKHVRARITELDALLLELEKRHRDVDRKCLDEDGNLVVLRKERDHLNRALEDLQAERGMVEEEEAGIREHLAAGQARQSQVEQEELAARKTMEANERKSQQLGTLVETRRKQLEEARLKVNTVTLRKENFHRVLQTAMDRSQEVDVRLERIHEEIEESKKRILLHRAEMKAGAEAVEMSASDLQEKKGHLVLMREKQQEARSEAVLLAGKARETRSEAGAIRAECSSIDIKVHELRTERQNLIQRVREEHDLDLASLTAADFEGQEFDQDIARERIGSLRQKISTLGEVNPGAVEEFEELNQRYDFLTSQKEDLEESIDSLEKAIRKINRKSREKFLETFREVNENFIKLCPVLLDGGTGRMVLLDESDPLNTGVDIQVEPRGKKLKNMQLLSGGEKALISLIMILSMFLVRPSPFCIFDEVDAPLDYENLEQFSRIVKDLSATYQVLLITHNKTTMEAADVLYGITMREPGVSQVVSVKMVDVA; the protein is encoded by the coding sequence ATGAAGCTCAAGCGTCTCGAAATACAGGGGTTTAAATCATTTCCGGACCGGACGGTGTTCGATTTTCACCCCGGAGGACTTACCGTCGTCGTCGGACCCAACGGGTGCGGCAAAAGCAATATCGTTGATGCCGTCAGATGGACCCTCGGTGAGCAGAGTGCGAAACTTCTCAGGGGCCAGATGATGGAGGACGTCATATTCAACGGGAGCGACCGGCGCAAACCCATGGGGCTCGCGGAGGTAACGCTCCTCTTCGATAACGACGGCTCCCTGAACGGCCAGTGGAAGGATTACGCTGAAATATCCATTTCCAGGCGGCTCTACCGGACGGGGGAGAGCGACTATATCATCAATGGGGTTCCATGCCGCCTCAAGGACGTGAAGGAACTCCTGGCTGATGCCGGTGGAAGCAGTCGTGGTTACTCCATTGTCGAGCAGGGGCGTATTTCTCTCCTTGTCAACTCAAGACCCGAGGAGAAGCGGGCTCTTATTGAAGAGGCTGCGGGGGTTTTAAAATACAGGATGCGGCGAATTGAGGCCGAGCGGAAGCTTGAGAGGACGAAACAGAACCTCCTTCGGGTCAGCGACATTATCCGGGAGGTCAAGCGTCAGCTGGATTCCCTCAAAAGAAGCGCGGCCAAGGCAAGACGCTACCGAAGGTTCAGGGACGAACTTGCGGGTCTCGTCCTGCGGCTTCGCTTCGTGGAGTTTGGAGGGATCGACGGTGAACTCGGCCGTTTGGAGGAGGAACTTTCCGTAAAGACGGGTATGCTCGAGGCAAAAGAGGTGGCGCTCAGTGGTCTTGAGGCCAGGGAGGAAACCCTCCGTGTGGACCTGGCGGCAGGCGAGGACCAGATAGCCGGTTTTTATGAGACGGTTCGCTCCATCGAGTCCGAGATCGCCAGGCTGGAAGGGGATATTTCCGTACGTGAAAGCTCCATTAGCTCCCTTGAGGAGCGGATAATCAGGCTGAACGGGGATGAGGCCCGGCTCCGGGAAAAATGCGAGATGGAACGTACCGAGCGGGTTCAACTTGAGCTTGAGCTCAAGGGTATCGAGGATGAGTATCTCCGTTACGATGAGGAATTGAAGGAAGCCCTGTCCCTTTTTGAAGAGGTTGAGGCGGAACTGAAAGCCGCCCGCGAATCCATGGATGAGAGTCGATCCAACCTTTTTACTATCGAGTCGGAACGGTTGCGTCTGGTATCCGAAATCGAATCGGGGAGGCGTTCCCTGGAGAGTATTGAAAGAAGAAAAAATGAGATTCTCCATCGGGAGGAGGAATTGGGTGCAAGGTTCCGGAAGGCCTGCGATTCCATCTCCCATGGCGAATCACATGTTGAACAGTCCAGGAACGACAGGGATAAACTGTCAGGCGACCTCCGGAACCACAGGGATGCGCTGTCGAAAAGCAGGGAGGAGCTGTCGATCCTGGAGGAAGAAATCTCTTCCGTCTCCGAAAGGCTGGCGGAAGTCAGGGGACTCCAGAAGACCCTGGCCTCGATGGAGGATGAGATGGAGGGATTCTCCGACGGGGTACGGGGGGTGATGACCGAGTTTGCCGGGTCCGATTCTTCAGGGGTTCTTGGGGTAGTCGCCGATTATATCGAGGTGCCCCAGAAGTTTGAAATCGCCGTCATGGCGGTTCTTGGAGAACGGCTTCAGCACGTCATAGTTGACAGGCCCGAGAGGGGTCTTTCCGCGGTGGATTACCTGAAGGAACGGTCGATAGGCAGAGGAGGCTTCATTCCCATGTCGCCGAGATCAGGAGATTCTCCGCACGATGGGCTCAGAAATGTGAAGGGTGACGGGGTTCTCGGCCCTCTCTCCGACAAGGTGGCCTTTTCAGACAAGCTGAACGGTGTGGGAGAGTTTCTTCTTGGAAACACCCTTGTCGTCGAGGATCTCGGCAAGGCCCTGAATCTATGGAAAAGGAATGGTTTTTCCGCAACCATGGTGACCCTTGACGGTGATGTGGTGGAGGCGACAGGTGTTATAACCGGAGGGGCCATGGAGGGAGGGGAAGGCGACGTTCTGGTTCGCAGGAGACGGCTCAGGGAGGTGCGGCAGGCTTCAGAGTCTCTGGAGGCGGAACTGGATAAAGCCCGGGCCGGGAGGAAACACGTCAGAGCCAGGATAACGGAGCTTGATGCCCTCCTGCTGGAACTGGAGAAACGCCACCGGGACGTGGACAGGAAGTGTCTGGATGAGGATGGAAACCTGGTTGTTCTCAGGAAGGAACGGGATCATCTCAACAGGGCGCTGGAGGATCTTCAGGCGGAGCGTGGGATGGTAGAGGAGGAGGAAGCCGGCATCAGGGAGCACCTGGCCGCCGGACAGGCGAGACAATCGCAGGTGGAGCAGGAAGAGCTTGCCGCCAGGAAGACCATGGAGGCAAATGAGAGGAAGTCTCAACAGCTGGGCACCCTCGTGGAAACACGCAGAAAACAGCTTGAAGAGGCGAGGCTCAAGGTCAATACGGTCACCTTGAGAAAGGAAAACTTCCATCGTGTACTCCAGACCGCCATGGACCGTTCCCAGGAGGTTGATGTAAGGCTGGAACGGATCCATGAGGAGATTGAAGAATCGAAAAAACGCATTCTACTCCATCGTGCAGAGATGAAGGCCGGTGCCGAGGCGGTGGAGATGTCCGCCTCCGATCTGCAGGAAAAGAAGGGACACCTCGTTTTGATGCGTGAGAAACAACAGGAAGCCAGATCCGAGGCTGTGCTTCTGGCCGGCAAGGCCCGGGAAACAAGATCAGAAGCGGGGGCTATCCGCGCTGAGTGTTCATCCATTGACATCAAGGTCCATGAATTGAGGACGGAGAGACAGAACCTCATACAGCGGGTCAGGGAGGAACACGACCTTGACCTGGCTTCGCTGACGGCGGCTGACTTTGAGGGACAGGAATTTGATCAGGACATCGCCCGCGAAAGGATAGGCAGCCTGAGACAGAAGATCTCCACCCTGGGAGAGGTGAATCCCGGTGCGGTGGAAGAGTTCGAGGAGCTTAACCAGAGATACGATTTCCTGACATCCCAGAAGGAGGATCTGGAGGAATCAATCGATTCCCTCGAAAAGGCCATCCGAAAGATCAATCGGAAGAGCAGGGAGAAGTTCCTGGAAACTTTCAGGGAGGTCAATGAGAACTTCATCAAGCTTTGCCCGGTTTTACTCGACGGTGGTACGGGGAGGATGGTTCTCCTTGACGAGAGCGACCCATTGAACACGGGGGTGGATATCCAGGTGGAGCCACGGGGCAAGAAGCTGAAAAACATGCAGCTCCTGTCCGGTGGCGAGAAGGCCCTCATAAGCCTTATCATGATCCTCTCAATGTTCCTGGTCAGGCCCAGCCCATTCTGTATCTTTGATGAGGTTGACGCCCCCCTCGACTATGAGAATCTGGAGCAGTTTTCCAGGATCGTAAAGGACCTTTCCGCAACCTACCAGGTCCTCCTCATTACACATAACAAGACAACAATGGAAGCCGCCGATGTCCTTTACGGAATTACCATGAGGGAGCCGGGGGTTTCCCAGGTGGTCTCCGTGAAGATGGTGGACGTTGCCTGA